The following coding sequences lie in one Musa acuminata AAA Group cultivar baxijiao chromosome BXJ3-1, Cavendish_Baxijiao_AAA, whole genome shotgun sequence genomic window:
- the LOC103993920 gene encoding uncharacterized protein LOC103993920, with translation MALAAAAAGYVTMRAEKGVGAPPSLFGADYMFRWEQQGEYMERRQTFLRSYHFCRKQGPREKALRVRRLAWARLSGVRRLPRLLWAKIRSALALVRGGRRRRPSHHMASVSSFQRLPHRRSASNISSSSSAESPRW, from the coding sequence ATGGCgttagcagcagcggcggcggggtATGTGACTATGAGGGCGGAGAAGGGTGTTGGGGCTCCGCCGTCGTTGTTCGGGGCGGACTACATGTTCCGGTGGGAGCAGCAGGGGGAGTACATGGAGCGGCGGCAGACCTTCCTCCGGAGCTACCACTTCTGCCGCAAGCAGGGCCCCAGGGAGAAGGCGCTCCGCGTCCGCCGCCTCGCCTGGGCCCGCCTCAGCGGCGTCCGCCGGCTGCCGCGCCTCCTCTGGGCCAAGATCCGCTCCGCCCTCGCCCTCGTCCGCGGCGGGCGCAGGAGGAGGCCATCCCACCACATGGCCTCCGTCTCCTCGTTCCAGCGGCTGCCGCACCGCCGCAGCGCCAGCAACATCAGCAGCAGCTCCTCCGCGGAGTCGCCCAGGTGGTAG